From the Corythoichthys intestinalis isolate RoL2023-P3 chromosome 15, ASM3026506v1, whole genome shotgun sequence genome, one window contains:
- the aldh6a1 gene encoding methylmalonate-semialdehyde dehydrogenase [acylating], mitochondrial isoform X1, whose protein sequence is MHICTMASLAFRSAIKTKVPFKSGCLWYSSMPNTKLFIDGKFVESKTSEWIDIHNPATNEVISRVPKATQQEMSAAVDSCAKAFSSWSETSVLARQQVFLRYQQLIKDNIKELAKSITVEQGKTLADAEGDVFRGLQVVEHACSVTSLMLGETLPSITKDMDTYTYRMPLGVCAGIAPFNFPAMIPLWMFPMGMVCGNTYLLKPSERVPTCAMLLAKLLQDAGAPDGTLNIIHGQHDAVNFICDHPTIKAISFVGSNQAGEYIYERGSKNGKRVQSNMGAKNHGVVMPDANKENTLNQLVGAAFGAAGQRCMALSTAILVGEARSWLPELVERSKALRVNAGDQPGADVGPLISPQAKQRVCSLIQSAEDEGAKVLLDGRHVKVTGYENGNFVGPTIIGDVTPQMKCYTEEIFGPVLVVLEADTLDDAIHLVNTNPYGNGTAIFTTNGATARKYTHQVDVGQVGVNVPIPVPLPMFSFTGSRGSFRGDMNFYGKQGIQFYTQIKTITSQWKAEDAMLKSPAVTMPTMGR, encoded by the exons ATGCACATCTGCACTATGGCCTCCCTGGCTTTTAGGTCAGCAATTAAAACGAAG GTCCCGTTTAAAAGTGGCTGCCTGTGGTACTCCTCTATG CCAAACACAAAGCTGTTCATAGATGGCAAATTTGTTGAATCCAAGACATCAGAATGGATCGATATTCACAATCCT GCGACCAACGAAGTGATTTCTCGTGTACCCAAAGCCACGCAGCAGGAGATGTCGGCCGCCGTCGACTCCTGCGCCAAGGCCTTCTCCTCCTGGTCCGAGACTTCCGTCTTAGCGCGGCAGCAGGTCTTTCTACGCTATCAGCAGCTTATTAAGGACAACATT AAAGAACTTGCAAAGTCCATCACAGTGGAACAAGGCAAGACCCTCGCAGACGCGGAGGGGGATGTGTTCAGAGGCTTGC AGGTCGTGGAACACGCCTGCAGCGTCACTTCTCTGATGCTGGGTGAAACTCTGCCCTCCAtcacaaaagatatggacaCTTACACGTACCGCATGCCCCTGGGCGTTTGCGCCGGTATCGCCCCGTTTAACTTTCCTGCCATGATCCCACTGTGGATGTTTCCAATGGGGATGGTGTGTGGCAACACGTACCTCCTCAAACCCTCCGAGAGGGTGCCGACATGTGCTATGCTGTTGGCCAAATTGCTGCAAGATGCCGGCGCGCCTGATGGGACCCTCAATATCATCCATGGTCAACATGACG CTGTGAACTTTATTTGTGACCATCCGACCATCAAGGCCATCAGCTTCGTTGGCTCCAATCAAGCGGGCGAGTACATTTATGAGAGGGGCTCCAAAAATGGCAAGAGAGTGCAGTCCAACATG GGAGCAAAGAACCACGGTGTGGTAATGCCAGATGCCAACAAGGAGAACACTCTAAACCAGCTGGTGGGGGCTGCGTTCGGGGCCGCCGGTCAGCGCTGCATGGCACTGTCCACCGCCATCTTGGTGGGCGAGGCTCGCAGTTGGCTGCCTGAGCTTGTGGAGCGCAGCAAGGCTCTGCGGGTTAATGCAG GAGACCAACCCGGTGCGGATGTGGGGCCCCTGATCTCGCCACAGGCCAAGCAGCGAGTCTGCAGTCTGATCCAAAGTGCCGAGGATGAGGGCGCCAAGGTGCTCCTGGACGGCCGACACGTTAAAGTCACGGGTTACGAGAACGGCAACTTTGTGGGGCCGACCATCATTGGTGATGTCACG CCTCAGATGAAGTGCTACACGGAAGAAATTTTTGGCCCTGTGCTGGTTGTCCTTGAAGCTGACACTCTAGACGACGCCATCCATTTAGTCAACACCAATCCCTATGGCAATGGAACAGCCATCTTCACGACAAATGGCGCCACGGCTCGCAAATACACTCATCAAGTGGACGTGGGCCAG gtTGGAGTCAATGTTCCCATCCCTGTGCCATTGCCCATGTTCTCTTTCACTGGATCGAGAGGATCTTTCAGAGGCGATATGAACTTTTATGGAAAACAA ggAATCCAGTTCTACACACAGATCAAAACCATTACTTCCCAGTGGAAAGCTGAGGATGCCATGCTCAAGAGCCCTGCAGTTACCATGCCAACAATGGGACGCTAG
- the aldh6a1 gene encoding methylmalonate-semialdehyde dehydrogenase [acylating], mitochondrial isoform X2: protein MPNTKLFIDGKFVESKTSEWIDIHNPATNEVISRVPKATQQEMSAAVDSCAKAFSSWSETSVLARQQVFLRYQQLIKDNIKELAKSITVEQGKTLADAEGDVFRGLQVVEHACSVTSLMLGETLPSITKDMDTYTYRMPLGVCAGIAPFNFPAMIPLWMFPMGMVCGNTYLLKPSERVPTCAMLLAKLLQDAGAPDGTLNIIHGQHDAVNFICDHPTIKAISFVGSNQAGEYIYERGSKNGKRVQSNMGAKNHGVVMPDANKENTLNQLVGAAFGAAGQRCMALSTAILVGEARSWLPELVERSKALRVNAGDQPGADVGPLISPQAKQRVCSLIQSAEDEGAKVLLDGRHVKVTGYENGNFVGPTIIGDVTPQMKCYTEEIFGPVLVVLEADTLDDAIHLVNTNPYGNGTAIFTTNGATARKYTHQVDVGQVGVNVPIPVPLPMFSFTGSRGSFRGDMNFYGKQGIQFYTQIKTITSQWKAEDAMLKSPAVTMPTMGR from the exons ATG CCAAACACAAAGCTGTTCATAGATGGCAAATTTGTTGAATCCAAGACATCAGAATGGATCGATATTCACAATCCT GCGACCAACGAAGTGATTTCTCGTGTACCCAAAGCCACGCAGCAGGAGATGTCGGCCGCCGTCGACTCCTGCGCCAAGGCCTTCTCCTCCTGGTCCGAGACTTCCGTCTTAGCGCGGCAGCAGGTCTTTCTACGCTATCAGCAGCTTATTAAGGACAACATT AAAGAACTTGCAAAGTCCATCACAGTGGAACAAGGCAAGACCCTCGCAGACGCGGAGGGGGATGTGTTCAGAGGCTTGC AGGTCGTGGAACACGCCTGCAGCGTCACTTCTCTGATGCTGGGTGAAACTCTGCCCTCCAtcacaaaagatatggacaCTTACACGTACCGCATGCCCCTGGGCGTTTGCGCCGGTATCGCCCCGTTTAACTTTCCTGCCATGATCCCACTGTGGATGTTTCCAATGGGGATGGTGTGTGGCAACACGTACCTCCTCAAACCCTCCGAGAGGGTGCCGACATGTGCTATGCTGTTGGCCAAATTGCTGCAAGATGCCGGCGCGCCTGATGGGACCCTCAATATCATCCATGGTCAACATGACG CTGTGAACTTTATTTGTGACCATCCGACCATCAAGGCCATCAGCTTCGTTGGCTCCAATCAAGCGGGCGAGTACATTTATGAGAGGGGCTCCAAAAATGGCAAGAGAGTGCAGTCCAACATG GGAGCAAAGAACCACGGTGTGGTAATGCCAGATGCCAACAAGGAGAACACTCTAAACCAGCTGGTGGGGGCTGCGTTCGGGGCCGCCGGTCAGCGCTGCATGGCACTGTCCACCGCCATCTTGGTGGGCGAGGCTCGCAGTTGGCTGCCTGAGCTTGTGGAGCGCAGCAAGGCTCTGCGGGTTAATGCAG GAGACCAACCCGGTGCGGATGTGGGGCCCCTGATCTCGCCACAGGCCAAGCAGCGAGTCTGCAGTCTGATCCAAAGTGCCGAGGATGAGGGCGCCAAGGTGCTCCTGGACGGCCGACACGTTAAAGTCACGGGTTACGAGAACGGCAACTTTGTGGGGCCGACCATCATTGGTGATGTCACG CCTCAGATGAAGTGCTACACGGAAGAAATTTTTGGCCCTGTGCTGGTTGTCCTTGAAGCTGACACTCTAGACGACGCCATCCATTTAGTCAACACCAATCCCTATGGCAATGGAACAGCCATCTTCACGACAAATGGCGCCACGGCTCGCAAATACACTCATCAAGTGGACGTGGGCCAG gtTGGAGTCAATGTTCCCATCCCTGTGCCATTGCCCATGTTCTCTTTCACTGGATCGAGAGGATCTTTCAGAGGCGATATGAACTTTTATGGAAAACAA ggAATCCAGTTCTACACACAGATCAAAACCATTACTTCCCAGTGGAAAGCTGAGGATGCCATGCTCAAGAGCCCTGCAGTTACCATGCCAACAATGGGACGCTAG